The genomic window ATCCAGAGAGATGTTCGGGACCCGGTCAGCATTTGGGCCGAGCGTGCCTTCCTGCATCTCTGGAATAAAGGAGGTCCCAAGAAACGGGAATAGACACAGAGAGGCCGCAAACAAGAGGACCACTGCTGCGACGCTCTTCCTTTGATTCGCCATGGCCCAGCCGAGAATGCGGCGATAGGGGCGCCGCAAAAGAGAGACGAGCCGCGTGTCTTTTTCCGATCCGCCCTTGAGAAAGAAGGCAGAAAGCACGGGGGAGAGTGACAGCGAAAGGACCAGCGAAAGCAGCAGTGCAATCGCAATGGTGTAGGCGAGCGGCGCAAACATTTTGCCTTCTGTGCCTTCGAGCGTCATCAGTGGCAGAAAGACGAGCACAATGATGGTGACGCCAAAGATGACAGGGGTGGCCACCTCGGTCACGGCATCCAGGACGACATGCAGGCGGCTGTCCTGGCTTCCATGGCTCAACTTTGCGAAGACGTTCTCCACCACAACGACGGAGCCGTCTACCATCAGCCCGATTGCGATGGCAAGGCCGCCCAGCGACATCAGGTTTGCTGAGAGACCAATCTGATTCATCACCAGGAATGTGAGCAACGGCGTGAGAAGAAGGTTTGAGCAAACAATAAGGCTGGAGCGCAGGTCTCCCAGATACAAAAAGAGCACTACAACAACCAGGACGATGCCCTCTTCCAGGACCTCTGTGACCGTATGAATTGCGGCATCCACAAGCCGTGAGCGGTCATAGTATGGAACAATCTTCAGGCTGCCTGGGACCATGTTTTTGCTGTTGATTTCAGCGACCCGCTCTTTGATTTTGCTGACGATTTCCTTGGCATTGCCTCCGGCAATCATCATGACCACGCCGCCAACGGCCTCTGTGTATCCGCCTTTGACCATCGCGCCATAGCGGACCTCTTCACCCATGCGCACTTCGGCAACATCACGGACATAGACTGGCGTGCCTGCATTTTCCTTAAGTACGATGTTGCGGATGTCATCGAGGTTCCGAATCAGGCCGACGCTGCGAATCAGATATTGCTCGGCGTGCTGGGGCAAGATGCCCCCGCCGGCATTCTCATTGTTGCGCTTGAGTGCTGCGTAGACGTCTTCGATGGTCAGGCCGTAGTAGCGTAGCTTTTGCGGATCTACCAGGGTTTCATATTGCTTGACGAAGCCGCCGGTGGAATTGATCTCAGCCACTCCGGGAATGGAACGTAAAAGCGGGCGCACAATCCAGTCCTGAATGGTACGGCGCTCGACAAGCTCGTCATGAGTCAGAGCACGTTTGCCGTCATCGGGACGCTCCAGCGTGTACTGGTAGACCTCACCGAGCGCATTAGACACCGGTCCAAGTACCGGATTCACGCCTTCCGGCATACGATCGCGCACTTCGCCCAATCTCTCGTTTACAAGCTGGCGCTCAAAATAGACGCCCTTGCCATCTTCAAAGACAAGCGTGATGAGTGAAAGGCCCGGTTTGTTGAGTGAACGCATGTCGGTGAGGCCGGGCAGCCCAGTCATGGCGATCTCAATGGGGATGGTGATGAAACGCTCGACCTCTTCAGGGGACTTTCCCGGGGCTTCCGTGGCAATCTGTACCTGCACATTGGTCACGTCAGGAAATGCGTCCACAGAAAGATGCTGCGCCGCGTTGATGCCAAAACCAAGCAGAATGAGCGCAACGACTGCAACAACAAGACGCTGCTTCAGAACAGCAGAGATGAGCGCACGCATTATTCACCTCCCTGAATCAGGTCCTGCCTGCGCTTATTGTTCAGATGGAAGGCGCCATCGAGCACGATCGTTTCCTGTGGAGAAAGTCCGTGAAGCACGACCCACCTGTCTGCTATCTCCGGGCCAAGCTCAACTTCGCGCAGCTGAAATTCATTTTGTGCTGTCTGCACAAAAATATGGTCCTTGTTTTCTTCGCGGACAACGGCTGTGGCAGGAATCGTCAGCCTTTTCTCGGGCTGGCTTTCAAAGGTCATGGTGGCCAGCATTTCAGGCTTGAAAACGCCATCGGGATTGAGAAGGTTCATGCGTGCCTGCACGGTGCGCGTCGCCGGATCTACGACCGGGCTTACAAAAGAGAGTTTTCCATTGACGGTAAGGTTCGGCAGCGATGGGACTTCGGCAATCACTGTTTTGCCCACGTGAAGCGATGCAGCGTGTTCTTCCGGCACATCGGCAACGAGCCACAGACTGGAGAGATCAGCAATCTGAAAGGCGAGATCTGCCGGCTGCACGACCTGGCCGACGGTCACTTTTCTTTCAATCACTGTACCGGAGATGGAGGCGATAACAGGGTAGTCGGAATTCAGCTTGCGCGTTGTTTCCAGCTGACGAATGGCGCTGTCGGACATGCCCAGTCCGCGCAACTGTGCGCGCAGAGCGGCGACCTCGGCGCTGGTTTGCAGCACTTCCGCTTCGCGTCTCTGCAACTCTGCTGTTCCGATGACGTCAGACTGGACAAGCAGCTTTGCCCGCTGTGCGGATTGCTCTGCCAGTTTTTCCTGTGAATACGCTTTGATGAAGGCAAATTGCGTGTCTGAGAGCGCATTGCTGTGCAGGGTGGCAAGGAGCTGTCCGCGAGAGACATGCTGACCTTCGAGCACCAGAACCTTTGTAATGCGGCCTTCAACCGGTGAGCCGATGCGGGCCACACGAGAGGCATCCGTTTCAACACGGGCGGCGACCTTTTCCTGCGTCGTGACCTGCTGCCAGGCAGGAAGTCCGGTGTGAATGTCTTTTTGGAGTTCAGGAGTCAGCCGGACTTTCAAAGGGTCTTTGACAGCAGGGCCGGCCGTCTTGCTGGCTTCCGCAGCATGTTTACAGCCCGAGGTCCCCAGCAGCGTTCCCGTTAAAATCAATGCGGCTATACCAATTCTGTTCAGCATTCCAATGTCCTCTGTTATGGAGTGGCCCCGAGTTCCTGCAGATCAATCAATGCAGATTGACGAGCAAATTCAGCATCGAGCAGGTCTGTACGCACGCCCTGCAGGACGCGCTGCGCATCGAGCACCTCAAGAATTCCACGCTCTCCGAATTTGTAGGCATTCTGTGCGGCCTCGACAGCAGCTTCCGCTTCGCGCAGAGATCCGGCCTGAAGGCCTTGTACCTGCTGGTCAGAAATCTGGTATTGGTCATAGGCGCGCTCCAGCGCAGCGAGAATTTCCAGCTCGCGCTGGCGGGTGATTGCCTGCGCCCGCTTGACTTCTGCCTGTGCCTCGGCAATGGGGCCCTTGCGTCGGTCCCACAGCGGAAGAGGAAGGTTTACGCCGAAGCGGTAAAAAGAGATGTCTGGCTGATGTTCGTATTCTCCGTAAAAAGTTGGCTGCGGCACCCGTTTGGCGCGTTCATGGCTGACCAGAGTTTCAGCCCGCGCGGTTTCCGTTTTTGCCTGAGACAGGGCGGGATGGACGGCGAAGACCTGCTGCCGGAGTTCGTCCAGAGGAGCCAGCTGCACGCGGTTGTCGAGTGAACCTTGGGGATCAAATTCGCTGTTTGCGGAAGCGCCGATCGTGGCCTTAAGGACCGCCTGCGCATTGGCAAGTTCCACCTCAGCGCTGTTTACCGCGGCCCGGGCCCGGGCCAGTTCGGCTTCTGCACGGGTCAGTTCCAACTTTCCTTTTTCCCCAACCTGCACTTCGACGCTGACACGGCGGCGAAGCTCCTCGACCAGACCCAGATTGTCTCTGGCATAGGCTACTTGCTGTTTCCGGCGCAGCACATCATAAAATGCCCGTTTTACTTGAGCATCCACAGAAAGATGGATGGCTGCTGATTCGTATTCACTACTGAGAAATTCCAGCCGCGAGGCATGAATGCGGCTTCTGCGCTCGGCGGGGATTTCAAGCGTCTGCCCGGCGCTGTAATGCTGGAGAAGCCCAGGAACACCGGGAGTGGCGATGGGCAAAGCGCTCTGGTTTCCGGCAAGAAACTCAAACGTCGGGTTGGTATATGCCCGTGCGGTCTCAATGCCTGCCTTTGCGCGCTCGATCATGGCTTCAGCGGCGCGGAGCCGAGGGTTATTTTTTTTCGCAAGCGCAAGGGCCTGGTCCAGCGTGAGTGGTGTTGCAGCCTGCGCATACAAACACGGAACCGTAAAAAGGGCCACGAGCAGGAAATCAGTCAGCAATCGCACATCATGCGTAAAGCAAACACAGTGCCAATTCAAAAATCACGGATTTTTGAGGAGTCTCAAGGATTTTCGCCTGATTTGGTACAGGCTCCAGGCAGCGTTTGTCCCATTTGGTACACATGAACGTAGAACATTCACGAAACCTGGTGAGAGGGCCTTGACTCTGCATCAGGATGACAAGCCAGGAATCATTGTGGAACGCTGGTTGCAGCTCTGATGGCCATGACGACTGTCCGAGGCATGGACCAGGTTGTTTGCCGATATTCTTTTTCTATGGGATGGAGTCCGCGGTTGTGGCTGGAAAGGTCTGTGCCCGGAGTGGCATTGATTGTGCTGCTGCTTCTTTGTCTGGCCATGCTCACGATGATCGTGCCGGGGAATAATCTGTGGGCGCACAATATTCTGCATCACCTGAATTTTTTGCCGCTCATGATGGCAGGAATTCTGTTTGGTTTGCGTGGTGCTTTGTGGTCGGCGCTGCTGGCCGGCGCGGTCAATGCGCCTTTGATCGCGCACCACTGGCATCGCTGGCCGGTTGATGCAAAAGATCAGATCGTAGAACTTTCTATCTTCAGTGCAGCGGGATTGATTGCAGGCTATCTCTCGGACAGAGAGCGCGCACAACGGAGAAATCTAGAACAGACCAAACAAGAGCTTGAAAAGGTCTATCTAGAGTTGCAAGAAAATATCGCCCATATGAAGAAAGCGGAACGATTGTCTGCGGCAGGCCAGCTTGCGGCCAGCCTGGCGCATGAGATCCGTAATCCTTTGGCAAGCATTTCAGGCGCAGCAGGAATTCTGAGGCGTGGCTCTGCATCGCCTGAATATATTCGGGACAGCCTCGACATTATTGATAAGGAATCACAGCGGCTGAACAAACTACTTACCGGCTTTCTGAATTTTGCCAAGCCGCGTTCGCCACGTTTGCACAAAACCGATCCGAATGCCGTACTTGCTTCGGTCACCACACTGGCTGCTCACGTGGCGGAAGCCAGTCAGGTCGCCTTGGTCCATCAACCGCTTGAGGGTTGTCCGGAAATTGAATGCGACCCGGAACAGCTGAAACAGGTATTGCTCAATCTTGTCATCAACGCTGTGGAGGCATCGCCTGCTGGCGGAACAGTGATGCTGCGAACGGCGTACAGCGGAGGTGCCGTCATCATGGAAGTAGAAGACCGCGGGGTTGGTATTCCGGACGGGGTAGCCGACCAGATTTTTGACCCCTTCTTTACGACCAAACCAAAGGGAACAGGGCTGGGACTCGCAGTCTCCTCCATGATTCTTTCCCAGCATGGCGGAAAGATTTCATTCAGCAGAAACAAAGAAGGAGGCACAACGTTCCGCATCGAGCTGCCTCGGAATGGAGAAGCGCCGCGTGTCCGCTAATCTCATCCTGATTGTGGACGATGACAGCAGCGTGCGCCGGGTGATGCAGATGCAGCTTGCTGAGGCCGGCTACGAAGTGCTGCCGGCGGCCACAGGCAATGAGGCATACCGTCTCCTGATGGACCGGCGCCCAAAGCTGGTCATTACCGACTTACGTATGCCTGATCTGGACGGTATTGAACTCTTGCGTCGAATTGCTGCATCGGAGATCCAGACAACTGTCATTATGATTACGGCCTTTGGCAGTATTGAGACTGCAGTACAGGCCATGCGGCTGGGCGCATATGACTACATTACCAAGCCCATAGACTACGAAGCACTGATGCTGGCTGTGCATCGGGCGATGGAGCGCCAGAGCCTGATTGACGAAGTGCGCAATCTGCGGTCGGCGCTCGATCAGCGTTATGGGTTTGAAAATATCGTGGGACACTCCAAGAGCCTGCTGCGTGTTCTTGAAATGGCCTCGCGTGTGGCCCAGCATGATACTACGGTGCTGATTCAAGGAGAGACCGGGACAGGAAAAGAACTGCTCGCACGCGCCATCCACCACAATAGCCGCAGAGTCAATCGGCCTTTTGTAACCATCAACTGCGGGGCGATCCCAAAGGACCTGATTGAAGCCGAACTGTTTGGTTACGCCAAGGGAGCCTTTACTGGGGCCAGCAACAGCAAGCCAGGTAGAGTCGAGATGGCCGATGGGGGCACCCTGTTTCTGGATGAAATTGGCGAGCTGCCGCTTGAATCGCAGGTAAAACTGCTGCGGCTCATCCAACATGGAGAAGTGGAGCGTGTTGGAGCAACCGCAACGCAGACCATCCATGTTCGGATCATTGCTGCCACACATCGCAATCTGCAGGCCATGGTAGACGACGGTACTTTCCGGGAAGACCTGTATTACAGGCTTGCGGTTGTTCCGCTCTCTCTTCCTCCGCTGCGGGAGAGGAAAGAAGACATTCCAGAGCTTGTGGAGCATTTGTTCCACAAAGCGAAAGAGCGGCATGGGATGCAGAACGTTCGGGTCTCACCCTCTGTTGGAGCACATTTTACCGGGTATCGCTGGCCGGGAAACATTCGCGAGATGGAAAACGTGATTGAGCGGATGCTGGTCCTCTCCAATGGCGAAGAGATTACGGAGCACGATCTGCCGGAAGAACTGCGCAGCGCTCCTGCGAGTCTATCGAAATCGCTGCTGCTGGAGCTGCCCGATGAGGGCATTAGCCTTGAGAACATCGAGCGGGAGCTTCTGCTGCGAGCGCTGGAAAAATTCAAGGGAAATCAGACGCAGGCAGCGCGCTATCTGGATATCAGCCGGCGTACGCTGATCTACCGAATGGAAAAGCACGGACTGCGGCAGAGCGAGGAAGACGACGAACAGAGTTGACAGCCGTTGCTCTGGACAATTACCAATCCTTCCAAAATCAATTGTGGGACAGCGTACCGGATAGCGGTACAAGAGGAAGGAGCGAATGGAACCAATTGTCCTGAAAACAAATGCCTGCCGGTGGGACAGCGTCAGCCTGGGTGAGGTCATGCTGAGACTGGATCCGGGTGAGGGAAGGGTCCACACTACGAGGCAGTTCACCGTCTGGGAAGGTGGCGGCGAGTATAACGTCGCCCGCGGGCTGCGGCGCTGTTTTGGCCTGAAAACGGCGGTTGTAACAACATTTGCCGATAATCCGGTGGGCCGCCTGGTTGAGGACTTAATCCTGCAGGGCGGGGTGGACACATCGCTGATCCGCTGGGTGAAATATGACGGAGTGGGACGCACTGTTCGCAACGGACTGAACTTTACCGAGCGCGGCTACGGAGTGCGTGCTGCGGTTGGCTGCTCGGACCGCGGCCACACGGCGATTTCTCAGGTGAAGAGGGGTGACTTTGATTGGGAGGCCATCTTTGGGCCGCAGAATGGCTCGCGATGGTTCCACACGGGCGGAATCTTTGCTGCTCTTTCTGAAACGACCCCGGACGTTGCTGCCGAAGCGATGGATACGGCGCGGAAATATGGAACAATCATTTCCTTCGACCTGAACTATCGCGAGTCCCTATGGAAAGCCATTGGCGGCAAAGCCAAGGCGCAGCAGGTAAACCGCGATCTGGTGCGCAAGGTGGACCTGCTGCTGGGAAATGAAGAAGATTTTTCAGCAATGCTTGGCGTCCAGCTTGAGGGAGTGACGGAAGACTTTGACGAGCTTCCGATTGCCAGCTATGAAAAGATGCTGCGGAATGTGGCTGCGGCATATCCCAATCTGAAGATGGTGGCGACTACTCTGCGCACCGCGCACACGGCCAGCCGCAATGCCTGGGGCGCGATGGCGCTCTATCAGGATGAAATTGTGCATGTCCCGCAGCGCGAAGTAGACATTCTGGACCGCGTAGGTGGAGGCGATTCCTTCGCCTCAGGGCTGATTTATGGCTTTCTCGCAGGCAAAACTGTGGAATGGGCCGTGCAGTGCGGAGTTGCGCATGGCGCACTGGCCATGACGACGCCAGGAGACACTAGTATGACTACCCTGGCAGAAGTAGAACGCGTGATGAAGGGGGGATCGGCCCGGATTGCACGATAAAGGGCAGATCATCCTGCACGCAGAGAGGTGTGGGCGCGCGAGGAACAATGCAGGTCTTTCCCTTGCCTCGCTTTGCGAACCGCTCGGGGTGACTAAGGTTTTGTGAGTGAGGAGAAGTATGTCGGCTGAGGTAAAAGCAGAGATTGAACGTGTGGGACTGGTCCCCGTACTGCGGGCAAAGTCCGCTGCCGAGGGGCATGCCATGGTGGAGGCGATGCTTGCCGGTGGAGTGACTGTGGTGGAAGTTACGATGACCGTTCCCGGAGCGGTGGAACTGCTGCGTGAGCTAAAACAAGCGCATGGGGGCAAATTGCTGCTCGGTTCCGGAACCGTGACTACGGCGGAACAGGCGGCGGCCACAATTGAGGCAGGAGCAGAGTTTGTAGTCAGTCCCAGTCTGCATCCGGAAGTCATTGCAAAGACAAAAGCACTGGGAAAGATTTCCATTCCCGGGGCGCTGACTCCGACGGAAGTGATTACAGCATGGAATGCCGGAGCCGATTATGTGAAGGTCTTTCCGTGCTCGGCGGTGGGTGGCGCTGGTTATCTCAGGGCCTTGCTGGCGCCGTTTCCGCACTTGCAGCTCATCCCTACAGGCGGAGTAACGCAGCAGACCGCAGCAGATTTTCTGAAGGCCGGGGCGCGCGCGCTAGGAGTAGGCGCGGACCTGGTGAACGCAAAGGCCATTGCGGAAGGAAAGCCGGAGGTGGTAACAGATGCGGCCCGCGCGTATCTGGAAATTGTCCGTCAGGTCCGGAGCGCATGAAGAAAAAAGCAAGTACCGGAAGGCGGTACAAATGGTGCAAAAATAGAACGCTGATATTTTGAAAGAATTGACAATCGTTTTCCTAATAAAAAAGAATGCACACGTCAAACAGACAAGCCATGGGAATTCTGGATCGGTTTCGTTTAGATGGCAAGACTGCCTTAGTCACAGGCTCGGCAAGTGGATTAGGTGCTGCGATTGCGATTGCGCTGGCGGAAGCGGGCGCATCGGTGGCCTGTCATGGAAATCGGCGCCCGGCGGACGCCACGGTCCAACACATTCAGGGATTGGGCAAGGAAGCAAAGAGTTTTTCTGCGGATTTGGGCCAGCCGGAGGGGCCGGAAAAACTCTTTGCACAGGTTGCTTCGGCGATGGGCGCGCCGGAGATCCTGGTGAACAACGCTGGAATGATTTATCGCAATGCGGCGGAAGACTACGAGCTGGCGGCATGGAATACTGTGCTGCAGGTAAATCTGACGAGTGTCTTTCGGCTTTCTCAGCTTGCGGGAAATGAGATGCTGAAGCGTGGCAGCGGCAAGATCATCAATATAGCTTCCTTGCTCTCCTTTCAGGGCGGAATTCGTGTACCTGCCTATGCGGCTTCCAAAGGGGGGGTGGCGCAGCTGACCAAGGCGCTGGCCAATGAGTGGGCCGGACGCGGCGTGCAGGTCAATGCAATTGCCCCCGGTTATTTTCGAACAGAAAATACGACCGCCCTACAGCAGGATGAAACAAGAAACCGGCAGATCCTGGAACGTATTCCGGCACAGCGCTGGGGCGAGCCGGAAGATCTTGCCGGAGCAGCAGTTTTTTTGGCCTCTTCAGCAAGTAACTATGTGAACGGTGAAGTGCTGGTAGTTGATGGCGGATGGATGGCGCGATGAGTGAAATCAAGGGCGTCGGCCAGCAACAGACTTTGACGAGCGCTCCGGACGCGCAGGGCCTGGAAGACCATGCCTTCTTTGTCAAGGCGACAGGCGTTGCGCAGGACACGCTGAATGGTCCGCCTGCTGCGGAGCAAATCAGCTGGGCAAAGCTGCTGGCTCAGGCCAAATCATTCAGCGATCCGTATCTGGGCGGACTGCCGCCCCAGCGGACCGCCAAGTCCGGCAGGAAAAGGAGGAGCATATGAACACGGTAGCATTCACGCCGTCTGCAACCGGAATCCATAAACACGCCGATCCGTATCAATTACAAAGCATTGATCGCGTGGTGGCCATGCTGGAGATGCTGAGCGAAAGCGATGTTCCGCTCAGCCTTGCGGAAATCTGTACGCGCATGCGACTGCACAAAAGCACGGCCCACCGTTCGCTGATTGTGCTGGAGCGCACTGCGCTGGTTGAACGCACGCCGGAGGGCCGCTTTCGACTGGGTCTGAAGTTGTATGAACTGGGCAACAGGGCAGTGGAGCAGATGGACCTGCGCGAACGGGTACAGCCATTTTTTCGCAGGCTCTCGATGGAAGTGGGAGAGACAGTGCATCTGGGCGTTTTGCAGAAAACGCGCGTGGTCTATCTGGACAAAGTAGAGCCAAATCGCAGAGTATGCATGACGTCGCGAACGGGCACTTCAAACCCGGTGTATTGCACGTCACTCGGAAAAGCGATGCTGGCATTTTTGCCAGAGGAGCTGCGCGAGGAAATCATCAACAAGATCAAATTCACTCGCTTTACGCCAAAGACGCTTTGTTCGCGGGAAGCATTGATGAAGTCACTGGAACGGGTGAAAAAGCGCGGCTTCGCCATTGATGATGAAGAGATTGAGACCGGAGTTCGCTGTGTGGGTGTGCCGATTTTTGATGTGAACCGCTATCCCATTGCAGCAGTCAGTGTTTCCGGTCCGGCCTCGCGCATTACCGTGCAGAGCGTGCCGGGGATTGCGGAAAAACTGATGCGCTGCAGCTCAGACATCTCAAAAACCCTTGGCATTCATGACAGAAAGAGGTCCAGATACACGTCACCGCTGTTCCATCATTACAGCAACTGATGGATAGACCGGAAGGGAGAGGATATGGGCCACTTGATTTCCTGGCGCCACAGACGAACGGCGATACGATCGATCAATCAGGCCTGTATCAGGTGCGGCGCTCAAATTCCGCCAGCTTTCCGCAGACCGGGAACACGCTTTCCATGCATATTGATTTCTGGCCGGGAGAAGCTGCGGCCAGCGCTCTCAATCCGAGGGTGAAGTCGGTGCATTTGCTGAAGACCCGAACAGATATGAAGTCTCCACAGAATGAATTTAAGGCGAGGTTTTTCGGATTACCGAAGAAGGCCCCGGATTTTCCTGTCACGACGATTGTGATTGAATGCGATTCTGAGCCAATGCAAGACATGGATTTTGTTCGTATCCATCAGCCAAGGGATGGAGTGTAGGAAGAAGGCCGGCCGCAAGGCGATTGTGGAATCATCCGGGCGGCCGAAATCATTCCTTGACTTTAATGACGATGGAGCTGAATAGCACTCCTTCGGGTATCTTCAACTGATGCGGAGTGCCGGCGGGAATATTCACAATGTCGCCCGCGGAAATTTCCTGTGTTTTTCCGCCGGTAATTTCGGGACCTTTGGTTTCACCATCGGGGCCTGTTTGGGGGTCTGGAATGGTTCCTCCGGTGATCAGCGTAGCATGTCCCTGTTTCACTAAAAAGACATCGTCATAATGGGCGTGGATCTCTGCGCCTCCGCTTTTGGTGCGTAAAGAAAGCTGGATTTTATAGCTTCCGTAATCACCGAGAGTTGTGCCGCTGCTCCCGGCGGATTCTGCCTTTGCGGTAAGTCCAAGAAGCTGTTTCTGTATTTCCTGGGTAGAAAAGAAATCAGCTTTGCCAGATTGCTGTGCGTAGCTGGCAACCGTGAGGAGGAAAAATACGGTAAGAAGGAAGATTCGCTTCATGGTCATTTCCTTAATAGAGATGATGGTTTCCTGCCTGTAGCGCAAGCCGCGGCTTGGAAGCAGGAAACCGCAAACCATGCTTTATAACAAGCTCTCGACGGGTACTGGATCCATATCTGCGTAGTCTTGATTTTCGCCTCCCATGCCCCAACAGAAGCTGTAGGCGCTGGTGCCAGCACCGGCATGAATCGACCATCCGGGCGAGACGACGATTTCCCGGTCCTTCATTACCAGATGCCGGGTTTCCTCCCCTGGCCCCATGAAGTGAAAGACGCGCGCACCTTCTGCCAGATGGAAATACATGTAAACTTCCGAGCGGCGCATATGTGTATGCGGAGGCATCGTGTTCCAGATGCTTCCTGCTGCCAGATGCGTTACACCCATCACCAACTGGCAACTTCGCGCGCCTTGCAGATGGATGTATTTATAAATGGTCCGTTTATTGCTGGTTTCCGTTGCACCAAGCTCGGTGGGATTCGCCTCTGCTTCTTTCACGAGTGTGGTCGGAAAAGCTGTATGCGCGGGATAGCTCAACAGATAGAAGGCCGCTGGCCT from Pseudacidobacterium ailaaui includes these protein-coding regions:
- a CDS encoding efflux RND transporter permease subunit, producing the protein MRALISAVLKQRLVVAVVALILLGFGINAAQHLSVDAFPDVTNVQVQIATEAPGKSPEEVERFITIPIEIAMTGLPGLTDMRSLNKPGLSLITLVFEDGKGVYFERQLVNERLGEVRDRMPEGVNPVLGPVSNALGEVYQYTLERPDDGKRALTHDELVERRTIQDWIVRPLLRSIPGVAEINSTGGFVKQYETLVDPQKLRYYGLTIEDVYAALKRNNENAGGGILPQHAEQYLIRSVGLIRNLDDIRNIVLKENAGTPVYVRDVAEVRMGEEVRYGAMVKGGYTEAVGGVVMMIAGGNAKEIVSKIKERVAEINSKNMVPGSLKIVPYYDRSRLVDAAIHTVTEVLEEGIVLVVVVLFLYLGDLRSSLIVCSNLLLTPLLTFLVMNQIGLSANLMSLGGLAIAIGLMVDGSVVVVENVFAKLSHGSQDSRLHVVLDAVTEVATPVIFGVTIIVLVFLPLMTLEGTEGKMFAPLAYTIAIALLLSLVLSLSLSPVLSAFFLKGGSEKDTRLVSLLRRPYRRILGWAMANQRKSVAAVVLLFAASLCLFPFLGTSFIPEMQEGTLGPNADRVPNISLDESIKMELQMQRLMRDIPGVESVVSRLGRGESPADPAGPNEADVIASLTPVDQRPRWLTQEVIADRMRKALSAIPGINLVMSQPISDRVDEMVTGVRADIAVKIFGDDLDTLIEKAQQVARVATSIRGTQDTRIDRVGGQQYLVIGINRSAIARYGINASDINDTIEMAVAGKSATEIYEGERRFQAVVRLPEQYRKSVNDIRQIMISAPNGTRVPLEDLADIRVLEGPAQINRDMGKRRIVVAINVQGRDLGGYVAELQQKVNAQVPLPPGYFLQWGGQFQNMQRAMHHLMIIVPITIGAIYFLLFLLFHSLRFAALIITVLPFASIGGVFGLFLSREYLSVPASVGFIALWGIAVLNGVVLVSYIRKLREGGMSQQEAILEGTHLRFRPVMMTATVAALGLVPFLFATGPGSEIQRPLAIVVIGGLVTSTLLTLVIVPCLYAFFEGKPQDVADVEMEHHLLS
- a CDS encoding efflux RND transporter periplasmic adaptor subunit — protein: MLNRIGIAALILTGTLLGTSGCKHAAEASKTAGPAVKDPLKVRLTPELQKDIHTGLPAWQQVTTQEKVAARVETDASRVARIGSPVEGRITKVLVLEGQHVSRGQLLATLHSNALSDTQFAFIKAYSQEKLAEQSAQRAKLLVQSDVIGTAELQRREAEVLQTSAEVAALRAQLRGLGMSDSAIRQLETTRKLNSDYPVIASISGTVIERKVTVGQVVQPADLAFQIADLSSLWLVADVPEEHAASLHVGKTVIAEVPSLPNLTVNGKLSFVSPVVDPATRTVQARMNLLNPDGVFKPEMLATMTFESQPEKRLTIPATAVVREENKDHIFVQTAQNEFQLREVELGPEIADRWVVLHGLSPQETIVLDGAFHLNNKRRQDLIQGGE
- a CDS encoding TolC family protein, whose protein sequence is MLTDFLLVALFTVPCLYAQAATPLTLDQALALAKKNNPRLRAAEAMIERAKAGIETARAYTNPTFEFLAGNQSALPIATPGVPGLLQHYSAGQTLEIPAERRSRIHASRLEFLSSEYESAAIHLSVDAQVKRAFYDVLRRKQQVAYARDNLGLVEELRRRVSVEVQVGEKGKLELTRAEAELARARAAVNSAEVELANAQAVLKATIGASANSEFDPQGSLDNRVQLAPLDELRQQVFAVHPALSQAKTETARAETLVSHERAKRVPQPTFYGEYEHQPDISFYRFGVNLPLPLWDRRKGPIAEAQAEVKRAQAITRQRELEILAALERAYDQYQISDQQVQGLQAGSLREAEAAVEAAQNAYKFGERGILEVLDAQRVLQGVRTDLLDAEFARQSALIDLQELGATP
- a CDS encoding sensor histidine kinase; this translates as MTTVRGMDQVVCRYSFSMGWSPRLWLERSVPGVALIVLLLLCLAMLTMIVPGNNLWAHNILHHLNFLPLMMAGILFGLRGALWSALLAGAVNAPLIAHHWHRWPVDAKDQIVELSIFSAAGLIAGYLSDRERAQRRNLEQTKQELEKVYLELQENIAHMKKAERLSAAGQLAASLAHEIRNPLASISGAAGILRRGSASPEYIRDSLDIIDKESQRLNKLLTGFLNFAKPRSPRLHKTDPNAVLASVTTLAAHVAEASQVALVHQPLEGCPEIECDPEQLKQVLLNLVINAVEASPAGGTVMLRTAYSGGAVIMEVEDRGVGIPDGVADQIFDPFFTTKPKGTGLGLAVSSMILSQHGGKISFSRNKEGGTTFRIELPRNGEAPRVR
- a CDS encoding sigma-54-dependent transcriptional regulator, whose product is MSANLILIVDDDSSVRRVMQMQLAEAGYEVLPAATGNEAYRLLMDRRPKLVITDLRMPDLDGIELLRRIAASEIQTTVIMITAFGSIETAVQAMRLGAYDYITKPIDYEALMLAVHRAMERQSLIDEVRNLRSALDQRYGFENIVGHSKSLLRVLEMASRVAQHDTTVLIQGETGTGKELLARAIHHNSRRVNRPFVTINCGAIPKDLIEAELFGYAKGAFTGASNSKPGRVEMADGGTLFLDEIGELPLESQVKLLRLIQHGEVERVGATATQTIHVRIIAATHRNLQAMVDDGTFREDLYYRLAVVPLSLPPLRERKEDIPELVEHLFHKAKERHGMQNVRVSPSVGAHFTGYRWPGNIREMENVIERMLVLSNGEEITEHDLPEELRSAPASLSKSLLLELPDEGISLENIERELLLRALEKFKGNQTQAARYLDISRRTLIYRMEKHGLRQSEEDDEQS
- a CDS encoding PfkB family carbohydrate kinase, which gives rise to MEPIVLKTNACRWDSVSLGEVMLRLDPGEGRVHTTRQFTVWEGGGEYNVARGLRRCFGLKTAVVTTFADNPVGRLVEDLILQGGVDTSLIRWVKYDGVGRTVRNGLNFTERGYGVRAAVGCSDRGHTAISQVKRGDFDWEAIFGPQNGSRWFHTGGIFAALSETTPDVAAEAMDTARKYGTIISFDLNYRESLWKAIGGKAKAQQVNRDLVRKVDLLLGNEEDFSAMLGVQLEGVTEDFDELPIASYEKMLRNVAAAYPNLKMVATTLRTAHTASRNAWGAMALYQDEIVHVPQREVDILDRVGGGDSFASGLIYGFLAGKTVEWAVQCGVAHGALAMTTPGDTSMTTLAEVERVMKGGSARIAR
- a CDS encoding bifunctional 4-hydroxy-2-oxoglutarate aldolase/2-dehydro-3-deoxy-phosphogluconate aldolase, whose protein sequence is MSAEVKAEIERVGLVPVLRAKSAAEGHAMVEAMLAGGVTVVEVTMTVPGAVELLRELKQAHGGKLLLGSGTVTTAEQAAATIEAGAEFVVSPSLHPEVIAKTKALGKISIPGALTPTEVITAWNAGADYVKVFPCSAVGGAGYLRALLAPFPHLQLIPTGGVTQQTAADFLKAGARALGVGADLVNAKAIAEGKPEVVTDAARAYLEIVRQVRSA